The following are from one region of the Pectobacterium actinidiae genome:
- a CDS encoding PilZ domain-containing protein — MEHFSPPPAKVISALLQHTYVMSIYAKDMLYALKADVAELNLNKSRIVLDVEYSGSDIDRYLSDGGLNFDLEALKGTDNIERETYSLCNIPTQLFKTDSMLYRLECRLPESVFVAENRGAIRIPFILGMQARARIEVYLHTLNVPGTLRNLSTGGCMVEIDLVESIAIEVGQDIPGITLEFPNGESFYSEGKIRHIRPFGNNGYAAVGIQFVNLSSSQSEALLHYTNESEREAAYRTGMTGSMVYSSPLFIPGTKEKNLLLRESQEREKRTRQTPMERGVMEIAHRLQIGLMYIKTRNQLPIEIFYDCVDTLIYMVKKERKAFLYALSFLRDEADWVRHAVQVAGRLADMLLISDPHDPHVREAVLGALLHTMGKPLLVNARLPSLKVNMNPAQKAILIGHVEELCAKLHELGWAMSPICRDVIENANERLDGSGYPQGKRVEQLSTLVRLVSVIKAINKLRHARNGISPRTPLAAYRKIYEANAAYDKSVLVKYVQIYGLYPIGSLAKYSGGFLGWVMDIDKQGKPIVVHLTKNLRFPDTNISSVVSNGDLQQVGKLENIVHPDDFGMKVLKI; from the coding sequence GTGGAACATTTTTCTCCTCCGCCCGCTAAAGTGATTAGCGCATTGCTGCAACATACCTATGTGATGTCTATCTATGCCAAAGATATGTTATATGCATTGAAGGCAGATGTTGCAGAACTGAATCTGAATAAAAGCCGTATCGTGTTGGACGTGGAATATTCAGGCTCGGATATCGACAGATATCTTTCCGATGGTGGTTTGAATTTTGATCTGGAGGCGCTTAAAGGCACGGATAACATTGAGCGAGAAACCTACAGTCTTTGTAATATTCCCACCCAGTTATTCAAAACGGACAGTATGCTTTATCGTCTGGAGTGTCGCTTGCCAGAATCTGTTTTTGTCGCTGAAAACAGGGGGGCGATTCGTATTCCCTTTATTCTTGGCATGCAGGCTCGTGCTCGCATTGAAGTTTATCTACACACGCTGAATGTGCCCGGAACCCTACGTAATTTATCGACCGGTGGGTGTATGGTCGAAATCGATCTGGTTGAAAGTATTGCGATTGAAGTGGGTCAGGATATCCCCGGCATTACGCTTGAATTCCCTAACGGAGAAAGTTTTTATTCCGAGGGAAAAATTCGTCATATACGCCCCTTTGGGAATAATGGCTATGCGGCCGTCGGTATCCAATTTGTCAATTTGTCTTCATCCCAGTCTGAAGCCTTGCTTCATTACACAAATGAGTCGGAAAGAGAGGCTGCATACCGAACTGGCATGACTGGCAGCATGGTGTATTCGTCTCCGTTGTTCATTCCGGGTACTAAGGAGAAAAATCTGTTGCTGCGAGAAAGCCAGGAACGAGAGAAACGTACCCGCCAGACGCCAATGGAACGAGGGGTTATGGAGATTGCCCATCGGCTTCAGATTGGGCTGATGTACATCAAAACGCGTAATCAACTGCCCATTGAGATCTTTTATGACTGCGTCGATACCCTGATCTATATGGTGAAAAAAGAGAGAAAAGCCTTTCTGTATGCGCTGTCGTTCCTGCGTGATGAGGCGGACTGGGTCAGGCATGCGGTGCAGGTTGCAGGCAGATTGGCCGACATGCTGTTAATTTCCGATCCACACGATCCCCATGTGCGTGAGGCGGTGTTAGGTGCGTTACTCCACACAATGGGCAAGCCGCTGCTGGTCAACGCGCGTCTTCCGTCGCTCAAGGTTAATATGAATCCGGCGCAGAAAGCGATCCTGATCGGTCATGTGGAGGAACTGTGTGCGAAGTTACATGAGCTAGGTTGGGCGATGAGCCCCATCTGTCGTGATGTGATTGAGAATGCTAACGAGCGTTTGGACGGCAGCGGCTATCCGCAAGGCAAACGCGTCGAGCAATTATCGACGTTAGTCCGACTGGTCTCTGTGATTAAGGCGATTAATAAGCTAAGGCATGCGCGTAATGGTATTTCTCCCCGTACGCCATTGGCCGCTTATCGTAAAATCTATGAGGCTAACGCGGCCTATGATAAGTCTGTGTTGGTCAAATACGTGCAGATTTATGGCCTCTACCCCATAGGCAGTCTGGCGAAATATTCGGGAGGCTTCTTAGGATGGGTGATGGATATTGATAAACAGGGTAAGCCTATCGTGGTGCATCTCACCAAGAACCTGCGCTTTCCTGATACCAATATCAGCAGTGTCGTTTCTAATGGCGACTTGCAGCAGGTCGGTAAGCTCGAAAACATCGTCCATCCTGACGATTTCGGCATGAAGGTCCTGAAAATTTAG
- a CDS encoding EAL domain-containing protein, protein MNTTTLNINGEILRLTAEFQPIIHIPKNKIFRYEALARFYNSEGVLISTQQTIDKIEKCKAIDKVTDFMFDVVCQVIKNKKSMTISFNLSHLLFNNVFYLETLYQKCLMHNVSPQNIEIEISEKTTRQQLIDGIPFLNQAKKYGFMLSLDDFGAGNLQIDSLSLFDFDTIKIDRSIIDGIGKEETKSQKLKVLLNKLIPLGVNIICEGVEKVTDLNRLTTYHPIGIQGYIFYRPLTFNQLRLLEGF, encoded by the coding sequence ATGAATACAACAACATTGAATATCAATGGAGAAATCCTTAGGCTGACAGCAGAATTTCAGCCTATTATCCATATCCCTAAAAATAAAATATTCCGCTATGAAGCCCTCGCCAGGTTTTATAATTCGGAAGGCGTATTAATATCGACTCAGCAGACCATAGATAAAATTGAGAAGTGTAAAGCCATCGATAAAGTGACCGATTTTATGTTCGATGTTGTTTGTCAGGTAATAAAAAACAAAAAAAGCATGACAATATCATTCAATCTCTCTCATTTGCTTTTTAATAACGTTTTCTATCTGGAAACGTTATATCAAAAATGTTTAATGCATAATGTTAGCCCACAGAATATAGAAATAGAGATCAGTGAAAAAACGACCCGACAACAGCTAATAGACGGGATACCTTTTTTAAATCAGGCAAAAAAATATGGTTTTATGCTTTCACTCGATGATTTTGGCGCAGGAAACCTACAAATAGACAGCCTGAGCTTGTTTGACTTCGATACGATAAAAATTGATCGTTCCATTATCGATGGCATCGGTAAAGAAGAGACAAAATCACAAAAGCTAAAAGTCCTATTGAATAAACTCATTCCTCTTGGTGTCAATATCATCTGTGAGGGCGTCGAGAAAGTGACCGATTTGAATCGATTAACTACATATCATCCTATTGGCATTCAAGGATACATTTTCTACCGCCCATTAACGTTTAACCAATTAAGGCTATTGGAAGGTTTTTAG
- the adhP gene encoding alcohol dehydrogenase AdhP, whose translation MKAVVAAKGGKAEIIEKALREPGHGEALLVMEYCGVCHTDLHVKNGDYGDKTGVVLGHEGIGIVKAIGPGVTSLKPGDRASVAWFYQGCGHCEYCVGGNETLCRDVKNAGYTVDGGMAEECIVVADYAVKVPDGLDPAAASSITCAGVTTYKAVKVSTIKPGQWIVIYGLGGLGNLALQYAKNVFNANVIAVDVNDAQLAFAKEMGADLVINPTKENAAEIIQENVGGAHAAVVTAVARAAFNSAIDAVRAGARVVAIGLPPESMDLYIPRLVLDGIQVIGSLVGTRQDLREAFQFAQEGKVIPKVTLRPMSDVNAIFEEMERGKIKGRMVIDLRSSSLAALHHV comes from the coding sequence ATGAAAGCAGTAGTAGCCGCCAAAGGTGGAAAAGCTGAAATTATTGAAAAAGCATTACGCGAGCCTGGGCACGGCGAAGCGCTGCTCGTCATGGAATACTGCGGCGTCTGTCATACGGATCTTCACGTCAAGAATGGTGATTATGGCGATAAGACCGGGGTCGTTCTCGGCCATGAAGGGATTGGCATCGTCAAAGCCATTGGGCCAGGCGTTACCTCACTAAAACCGGGCGATCGTGCTAGCGTCGCCTGGTTCTATCAAGGGTGTGGGCATTGCGAGTACTGCGTCGGCGGTAATGAAACACTCTGTCGTGACGTCAAAAATGCGGGTTACACCGTAGACGGCGGCATGGCAGAGGAATGCATTGTCGTCGCAGATTATGCGGTCAAAGTTCCCGATGGGCTGGATCCGGCGGCAGCCAGCAGTATTACCTGCGCGGGCGTCACAACCTACAAAGCCGTAAAGGTTTCCACCATTAAACCTGGACAGTGGATTGTGATTTATGGGCTCGGCGGGTTGGGGAATCTGGCACTGCAATACGCAAAGAATGTCTTTAACGCCAATGTCATTGCGGTGGATGTCAACGATGCTCAACTGGCCTTTGCAAAAGAGATGGGTGCCGATTTAGTCATCAATCCCACGAAAGAGAACGCGGCAGAAATCATTCAGGAAAACGTGGGCGGCGCACATGCTGCCGTCGTCACCGCCGTCGCGCGTGCGGCGTTTAATTCTGCCATTGATGCAGTACGAGCCGGCGCGCGAGTCGTTGCCATCGGCCTGCCCCCTGAAAGTATGGATCTGTACATTCCGCGTCTGGTGTTAGATGGCATTCAGGTCATCGGTTCACTGGTAGGAACGCGTCAGGATTTACGGGAAGCATTCCAGTTTGCTCAGGAAGGGAAAGTCATCCCAAAAGTGACGCTACGCCCGATGAGCGACGTCAACGCTATCTTTGAAGAAATGGAGCGAGGAAAAATTAAAGGCCGGATGGTGATTGATTTACGTAGTAGCAGCCTGGCTGCGCTACATCACGTGTAA
- the cysJ gene encoding NADPH-dependent assimilatory sulfite reductase flavoprotein subunit: MTTPVSPTSLLPLSVEQLTRLQAATGDFSSTQLAWLSGYFWGLVQQPGNVQAGATIAAATTASAVTVPVQTITLISASQTGNARRVAEQLRDDLLAAKLSVNLVNAGDYKFKQIGQEKLLLIVASTQGEGEPPEEAVALHKFLLSKKAPELKDTAFAVFGLGDTSYEFFSKAGKDFDSRLAELGAERLLDRVDADVDYQGLAEQWRRQLVDILQARVPVQGTAVAQIAAQGALDEITSSPYSKSSPLHATFAVNQKVTGRNSEKDVRHIEIDLGDSGLRYQPGDALGVWFDNDPALVQELLELLWLKGDESVSVDGKTLPLSQALKSHFELTQNTAPIVEKYAALSRNETLLSLLADKPALQQFAQRTPLVDMVRQAPAELTAEQLLGLLRPLTPRLYSIASSQAEVESEVHITVGVVRYEYEGRARAGGASSYLADRLSEDDEIRVFIEHNDNFRLPANSDAPVIMIGPGTGIAPFRAFMQQRDADGAEGKNWLFFGNPHFTEDFLYQVEWQRYVKDGLLTNIDLAWSRDQAHKVYVQDKLREKGAEVWRWIQDGAHLYVCGDANRMAKDVERALLDVIVEHGGMDSEQADEFLSDLRLERRYQRDVY, encoded by the coding sequence ATGACTACTCCGGTTTCCCCCACTTCATTGCTTCCGCTCAGTGTGGAGCAATTAACGCGTTTACAGGCGGCAACCGGTGATTTCTCATCGACGCAGCTAGCCTGGCTATCCGGCTATTTCTGGGGGCTGGTACAGCAGCCTGGGAACGTGCAGGCTGGTGCAACGATCGCTGCGGCGACCACCGCCTCTGCGGTAACGGTGCCAGTACAAACCATCACGCTGATTTCCGCCTCACAAACTGGCAATGCACGTCGAGTGGCGGAACAACTGCGTGACGATCTGCTGGCAGCCAAACTGTCTGTCAATCTGGTCAATGCGGGTGATTACAAATTCAAGCAAATCGGGCAGGAAAAACTGCTGCTGATCGTGGCCTCGACGCAAGGGGAAGGGGAGCCGCCGGAAGAAGCGGTTGCGCTGCATAAATTCCTGCTGTCCAAAAAAGCGCCGGAGCTGAAAGACACCGCGTTTGCCGTGTTTGGCCTGGGTGATACCTCTTACGAATTCTTCAGCAAGGCGGGTAAAGATTTTGATAGCCGTCTGGCTGAGCTCGGCGCTGAACGCCTGCTGGATCGCGTTGATGCCGATGTTGATTATCAGGGGCTTGCCGAACAATGGCGACGCCAACTGGTGGATATTTTACAGGCGCGGGTGCCGGTTCAAGGAACAGCGGTAGCACAGATTGCCGCTCAGGGCGCACTGGATGAAATTACCAGCAGCCCATACAGCAAATCCTCACCGCTGCATGCCACGTTTGCCGTCAATCAGAAAGTGACCGGGCGTAACTCTGAAAAGGATGTTCGCCATATCGAGATTGATCTGGGCGATTCTGGTTTGCGTTACCAGCCGGGAGATGCGCTGGGCGTGTGGTTCGATAACGATCCTGCGTTGGTGCAGGAATTGCTGGAACTGCTGTGGCTGAAAGGCGATGAGTCCGTCAGCGTTGACGGCAAGACGCTGCCATTATCGCAGGCGCTGAAAAGCCACTTTGAGCTGACGCAGAACACGGCGCCGATTGTCGAGAAATATGCGGCACTGTCGCGTAATGAAACACTGCTGTCGCTGCTGGCCGATAAGCCCGCGCTTCAGCAGTTCGCACAGCGCACACCGCTGGTTGATATGGTGCGACAAGCGCCGGCTGAACTGACGGCGGAGCAACTGCTGGGTCTGCTGCGTCCGCTCACGCCGCGTCTTTACTCTATTGCCTCCTCGCAGGCGGAAGTCGAAAGCGAAGTGCACATCACCGTTGGCGTGGTGCGTTACGAATACGAAGGCCGAGCGCGTGCCGGTGGCGCATCCAGCTATCTGGCCGACAGGCTGAGTGAAGACGACGAAATCCGTGTCTTCATCGAACATAACGATAACTTCCGTTTGCCTGCTAACTCAGACGCGCCGGTCATCATGATTGGGCCGGGTACCGGCATTGCGCCATTCCGCGCGTTTATGCAGCAGCGCGATGCCGACGGGGCCGAAGGGAAAAACTGGCTATTCTTTGGTAACCCGCACTTTACGGAAGATTTTCTGTATCAGGTTGAATGGCAGCGCTACGTCAAAGATGGCCTGCTGACCAACATCGATCTGGCCTGGTCGCGCGATCAGGCGCATAAAGTTTACGTGCAGGACAAACTGCGGGAAAAAGGCGCAGAAGTCTGGCGCTGGATTCAGGATGGCGCGCACCTGTACGTGTGCGGTGATGCTAACCGCATGGCGAAAGACGTCGAGCGGGCACTGCTGGATGTGATAGTTGAGCATGGCGGCATGGACAGTGAACAGGCCGATGAGTTTTTAAGCGATCTGCGCCTTGAGCGCCGTTATCAGCGAGATGTGTACTAA
- the pta gene encoding phosphate acetyltransferase produces the protein MSRTIMLIPTGAGVGLTSVSLGLIRAMERKGVRLSFFKPVAQPRDSSDTTDLTTAIVRTHSRLPVAEPLTIAHAEALLSQQKKDILLEELVARYHENTHHADVVLIEGLVPTRKHPFATSLNREIANALNAEVILVLSQGTDNADELKARIELARNSLGTNKGASIIGAIVNKLNAPVDEQGRARPDLSRIFDDATQANVVNLDLKRLKTIGTLPLLGAIPWHFDLISTRVSDIVSHLHATAIHAGDRQTRRIKSIVFCARSVPPMLQYFRPGALLVTSADRPEVIIAACLAAMNGVEIGALLLTGGGHIPSSVHTLCERAFATGLPVYLVQSNTWQTSLDLQSYQPAVPVDDYERIERVGDYMASYIDPDWIDTLSAATERSRRLSPPAFRYQLTELARRAGKRIVLPEGDEPRTIKAAAICAERGIAHCILLGEPENILHIAASQGVSLGDGITIIDPRVVRERYVPRLVALRKNKGMTDIIAREQLEDNVVLGTLMLEQDEVDGLVSGAVHTTANTIRPPLQLIKTAPESSLVSSIFFMLLPDQVLVYGDCAINPDPTAEQLAEIAIQSADSAALFGIEPRVAMISYSTGNSGSGYDVEKVREATRLAQAKRPDLIIDGPLQYDAAIMVDVARTKAPDSRVAGKATVFIFPDLNTGNTTYKAVQRSADLISIGPMLQGMRKPVNDLSRGALVDDIVYTIALTAIQGAQTPH, from the coding sequence ATGTCCCGTACCATTATGCTCATCCCTACTGGCGCAGGCGTGGGGCTGACAAGCGTCAGCCTCGGCCTTATTCGCGCAATGGAACGTAAGGGCGTACGCCTGAGCTTCTTCAAACCTGTCGCGCAGCCGCGCGACAGTAGCGACACCACGGATCTGACTACGGCGATTGTTCGAACCCATTCCCGCCTTCCTGTCGCAGAACCTCTTACAATCGCTCACGCAGAAGCGCTGTTGTCACAGCAGAAAAAGGATATTTTACTTGAAGAACTTGTTGCCCGTTATCATGAAAATACCCATCATGCCGATGTCGTGCTGATTGAAGGTCTGGTACCAACGCGCAAACATCCCTTCGCGACATCGCTTAATAGAGAGATAGCCAATGCCCTGAACGCGGAAGTTATTCTGGTTCTGTCACAGGGTACTGATAACGCCGATGAACTAAAAGCACGCATTGAGCTAGCTCGCAACAGTCTCGGGACGAATAAGGGAGCATCAATCATTGGCGCTATCGTCAACAAGCTCAATGCGCCAGTTGATGAGCAAGGCCGCGCACGACCGGATCTTTCCCGAATTTTTGACGATGCAACACAAGCCAACGTCGTCAATCTGGATCTAAAACGACTCAAAACGATCGGCACACTTCCTCTGCTCGGCGCAATCCCCTGGCACTTCGATCTGATTTCCACCCGAGTCAGCGATATTGTCAGCCATTTGCACGCCACCGCGATTCACGCCGGCGATCGACAGACTCGCCGCATAAAATCGATCGTCTTCTGCGCACGCAGCGTCCCACCGATGTTGCAGTATTTCCGCCCCGGCGCCTTGCTGGTGACATCTGCCGATCGTCCTGAAGTCATTATTGCTGCCTGTCTGGCCGCGATGAACGGCGTGGAAATCGGTGCACTCCTGCTGACCGGGGGAGGACATATCCCTTCCAGTGTCCACACCTTGTGTGAACGTGCATTTGCCACAGGCCTGCCGGTTTATCTGGTACAGAGTAATACCTGGCAAACCTCTTTGGATTTGCAAAGCTATCAACCCGCGGTGCCCGTTGATGATTACGAGCGCATCGAGCGTGTAGGCGACTACATGGCCAGCTACATCGATCCCGACTGGATCGACACGCTGAGTGCGGCCACCGAGCGTTCGCGCCGTCTGTCACCGCCAGCATTTCGTTATCAGCTAACCGAGCTGGCACGTCGTGCGGGTAAGCGTATTGTGCTACCCGAAGGGGATGAACCACGCACGATCAAAGCGGCCGCCATCTGTGCCGAACGCGGTATCGCACACTGTATTTTATTAGGGGAGCCGGAAAATATTCTGCATATTGCCGCGTCTCAAGGCGTGTCGCTCGGTGATGGCATTACGATTATCGATCCTCGTGTAGTCAGAGAACGCTATGTGCCACGTCTGGTTGCATTACGAAAGAACAAAGGAATGACCGACATCATCGCCCGCGAACAGCTGGAGGATAATGTCGTACTTGGCACGCTGATGCTCGAACAAGATGAGGTCGATGGCCTGGTCTCTGGCGCGGTACACACGACCGCTAATACGATACGTCCTCCGCTACAGCTGATTAAAACGGCACCGGAAAGCTCTCTGGTGTCCTCAATCTTCTTTATGCTGCTACCGGATCAGGTACTGGTGTACGGCGACTGTGCGATCAATCCCGATCCGACAGCGGAGCAACTGGCCGAGATTGCGATTCAATCGGCAGACTCAGCGGCGCTGTTCGGCATTGAACCACGCGTGGCGATGATATCCTATTCGACGGGCAATTCTGGCTCTGGCTACGATGTCGAGAAAGTGAGGGAAGCCACACGACTGGCACAGGCAAAACGGCCAGACCTGATCATTGATGGCCCACTGCAATATGATGCCGCTATTATGGTAGATGTTGCCCGTACCAAGGCACCGGATTCGCGGGTGGCGGGGAAAGCAACCGTCTTTATTTTCCCAGATTTAAATACGGGCAATACCACTTATAAAGCCGTTCAGCGCTCCGCTGACCTCATCTCTATCGGCCCGATGCTGCAAGGGATGCGCAAACCGGTGAACGACCTTTCACGCGGTGCACTGGTTGACGATATCGTCTATACCATTGCACTCACCGCGATTCAGGGCGCACAGACACCTCATTAA
- the cysI gene encoding assimilatory sulfite reductase (NADPH) hemoprotein subunit, whose translation MSEKYVFSEKHPGPLVVEGKLTDAERMKTESNFLRGTIAEDLNDGLTGGFRGDNFLLIRFHGMYQQDDRDIRAERAEQKLEPRHAMLLRCRLPGGVMTPEQWLRIDKFATENTIYGSIRITNRQTFQYHGILKSDVKPVHQMLNSIGLDALATANDMNRNVLCTSNPIESELHQQAYEWAKKISEHLLPRTRAYAEIWMDQEKVATTDEEPILGSTYLPRKFKTTVVIPPQNDIDLHANDLNFVAIADNGRLVGFNVLVGGGLSIAHGDKETYPRTASELGYISIEHTLAIAEAVVTTQRDWGNRTNRKNAKTKYTLERVGVDNFKQEVEARAGVKFEAVRPYEFTGRGDRIGWVKGIDNKWHLTLFIENGRVLDYPGRPLKTGLAEIAKIHKGDFRLTANQNLIIAGVPARSKAKIDALAREHGLIDDSVSEQRKNSMACVSFPTCPLAMAEAERFLPEFVTKVEDIMQQHGVGDEHIVLRVTGCPNGCGRAMLAEIGLVGKAMGRYNVHLGGNREGTRIPRMYRENINETEILAEIDRLIGLWAQDRQPNEGFGDFVIRTNIIKPVLDPARDFYD comes from the coding sequence ATGAGTGAAAAATACGTTTTCAGTGAAAAACACCCCGGCCCCTTAGTGGTAGAAGGGAAACTCACTGATGCTGAGCGCATGAAGACAGAAAGTAACTTTCTGCGTGGCACCATTGCTGAAGACCTGAACGATGGTCTGACCGGCGGCTTCAGGGGCGATAACTTTCTGCTGATCCGTTTCCACGGTATGTATCAGCAGGATGACCGCGATATTCGCGCCGAACGTGCTGAGCAGAAACTGGAGCCGCGCCATGCGATGCTGCTGCGCTGTCGTTTGCCCGGCGGTGTGATGACGCCAGAGCAGTGGTTACGGATCGATAAATTTGCGACTGAAAATACGATCTATGGCAGCATTCGCATTACGAACCGCCAGACGTTTCAGTATCACGGTATTCTTAAATCGGACGTGAAACCGGTACACCAGATGCTGAATAGCATCGGGCTGGATGCGCTGGCGACGGCGAACGACATGAACCGTAACGTGCTGTGTACGTCTAACCCGATAGAATCCGAACTGCATCAGCAGGCGTATGAGTGGGCGAAAAAGATCTCTGAGCATCTGCTGCCGCGAACGCGTGCCTATGCTGAGATCTGGATGGATCAGGAGAAAGTGGCAACGACCGACGAAGAGCCGATTCTGGGCTCGACGTATCTGCCGCGTAAGTTCAAAACGACGGTCGTGATCCCGCCGCAGAATGATATCGATCTGCATGCGAACGATCTCAACTTCGTTGCGATTGCCGATAACGGTCGTCTGGTGGGCTTCAATGTGCTGGTGGGCGGTGGGCTCTCTATCGCGCACGGTGATAAAGAAACCTATCCGCGTACGGCCAGCGAGCTGGGCTACATTTCCATTGAGCATACGCTGGCTATCGCGGAAGCGGTGGTGACCACGCAGCGCGATTGGGGTAACCGCACCAACCGTAAAAACGCGAAAACCAAATACACGCTGGAGCGCGTAGGTGTAGACAACTTCAAGCAGGAAGTGGAAGCGCGTGCCGGTGTGAAATTTGAAGCGGTGCGCCCTTATGAATTCACCGGGCGTGGCGATCGCATCGGCTGGGTAAAAGGCATCGACAATAAATGGCATCTGACGCTGTTTATCGAAAATGGTCGTGTTCTGGATTATCCGGGTCGTCCGCTGAAAACCGGTCTGGCGGAAATTGCCAAGATCCACAAAGGGGATTTCCGGTTAACGGCGAACCAGAATTTGATCATCGCGGGTGTTCCTGCGCGTAGCAAAGCGAAGATTGATGCGCTGGCGCGTGAGCACGGCCTGATTGATGACAGCGTCAGCGAGCAGCGCAAGAATTCGATGGCCTGCGTGTCATTCCCGACCTGTCCGCTGGCAATGGCGGAAGCCGAGCGCTTCCTGCCGGAGTTCGTCACGAAAGTGGAAGACATTATGCAGCAGCACGGTGTAGGTGATGAACACATCGTTCTGCGCGTGACGGGCTGCCCGAACGGCTGTGGCCGTGCGATGCTGGCGGAAATCGGCCTGGTAGGCAAAGCGATGGGTCGTTATAACGTGCATCTTGGCGGGAATCGCGAGGGTACACGCATTCCCCGTATGTATCGCGAAAATATTAATGAAACCGAGATCCTTGCGGAAATCGATCGGCTTATCGGTCTGTGGGCGCAAGATCGCCAGCCGAATGAAGGCTTTGGTGATTTCGTGATTCGTACCAACATCATTAAACCGGTGCTGGATCCCGCGCGCGATTTTTATGACTGA
- the cysH gene encoding phosphoadenosine phosphosulfate reductase translates to MAECNLEALNALPKAEQVAELATVNSQLEKLSAQERVSWALENLPGDYVLSSSFGIQAAVSLHLVTQQRPDIPVILTDTGYLFPETYQFIDALTEQLTLNLQVYRAAESPAWQEARYGKLWEQGVEGIERYNLLNKVEPMNRALDELKAKTWFAGLRREQSGSRGELPVLAIQRGVFKFLPIIDWDNRTVYQYLKENGLSYHPLWDQGYLSVGDTHTTRKWEPGMSEEETRFFGLKRECGLHEG, encoded by the coding sequence ATGGCCGAATGTAATCTTGAGGCGCTCAACGCGTTACCGAAAGCGGAACAGGTCGCAGAATTAGCGACTGTGAACAGTCAGCTTGAAAAACTGTCTGCGCAGGAAAGAGTGAGCTGGGCGCTGGAGAATCTGCCGGGCGACTATGTTTTGTCGTCCAGCTTCGGCATTCAGGCTGCGGTATCGCTGCATCTGGTGACGCAACAGCGGCCGGATATTCCGGTTATCCTCACGGATACCGGTTATCTGTTTCCTGAAACTTACCAGTTTATTGATGCACTGACGGAACAGCTGACGCTGAATCTGCAAGTGTATCGCGCCGCTGAATCCCCGGCCTGGCAAGAGGCGCGCTACGGCAAACTGTGGGAGCAGGGCGTAGAAGGCATCGAACGCTACAACCTGCTGAATAAAGTCGAACCGATGAATCGGGCGCTGGACGAGTTAAAGGCGAAAACCTGGTTTGCTGGCTTGCGTCGTGAGCAGTCCGGTAGCCGGGGAGAATTGCCGGTGCTGGCGATTCAGCGCGGCGTCTTCAAATTCCTGCCGATTATCGACTGGGATAACCGGACGGTGTATCAATACCTGAAAGAGAATGGCCTGAGTTACCACCCACTGTGGGATCAGGGCTATTTGTCGGTCGGCGATACGCATACCACCCGCAAATGGGAACCGGGCATGAGCGAAGAGGAAACCCGCTTCTTCGGCCTGAAACGCGAATGCGGGCTGCACGAAGGGTAA